TTGCCGTGATTGCCAGCAGGTGTACGTCGAAGTGAACACCGAGGTTTGACGACGAGCGAAGAGATGCTCAGCGCTATCCAGCTGATGACACCACAGTCTAAAGCAGATGGACTGATGTTATTTGTTGTGGCGTGAGTtgtatcatcatcatcatcatacgCCACCATACTCCCGTACAGGTACGATCCCACGTCACGATTGTTTTGGAATGAATGCGATCAAATGCTTATCAACCCCCATCCATATCCCATTCCCCCCCTCATTTAAATGACGCGCCACCACATCACCACCAACAATACATTATTGGTTTTTGGCCATCTCAACAAACGCGCGACGCGATTTGCCTCTCATTCCCTTCAttttccatcttccttACATCTCAATTTTCTTCTCGAAAGCCTCGGACGTCGCTCACATCTACTCTCACAACAACCTCGTTGTACAGATCTACTCTCTCACACATAGTGAATAATGTTGGAAGCTCGAGTCAAACAGGCTTCTGTCCTGAAAAAGCTATTGGACGGTGAGTTCCGGCTCCCCCTTCACTTCACTTCCGCTGTCTCACAGCATTCCATGTATCGTCGCATCGACACGCGGATTCAAGACTGACGATCGTATCCTGCCACCTAGCCATCAAAGAGCTCGTCACCGATGGTAACCTCGACTGTACCGATGAGGGAATCGTGAGTGCCAAGCGCGTCGAGCGGGAACGGTCGGTAAACAAAATCTGAATATCGATTTCGCGTTAGGCTCTACAAGCGATGGACAACTCTCACGTCGCCCTTGTCTCGCTCAAGCTTGTAGCTGAGCAATTCGAGTCTTATCGATGCGACAGGAATATGCCTCTGGGTGTGAACGTGAGTGATAAAGCTCGATCACAGGTCTTGTAACTAGCATCGAGATGAGGGTGTTCAGGACGGGCGCTGAGTTGTTTGGCGCCTCGCTTCAGCTTGGATCCCTCACCAAGATCCTCAAGTGTGCAAAGGACAACGATGTGGTCACTTTCAAAGCACCCGATGACGCTGATTCGCTCGGCATGGTTTTCGAGTCTCCCAGTGAGTTTTTCCATCTCGGCACATGGGCAAGATGCAATTTCCCGCATCGTTCACTGCTTTCGGCGCCGTGTGGAGCTAAGCTGACTCGATGTGACGTTCGCAGAGGAGGATCGAGTGGGTGAATACGAGATGAAGCTCATGGACATTGATCAAGAACATCTCGGTATCCCCGACACACAATACGACGCGACCATCACCATGTCATCGGCCGAATTCCAACGAATCTGCAGAGATCTCGCCGCGCTCGGGGAGTCCGTCAAGATCGAGGCTTCTAAAGAAGGCGTCCGATTCAGCTCAGAGGGTGAAGTTGGGAACGGTAGTGTCTTGTTGAAACAGACCGCCGGAACGGATAGGTCTTCGGGCGGTGGGAGCAAGAAGGCTCAGGTCAAGAGGGATccggatgaggaggatgaagaggaagaggaggaagagaagccagaggtcgatgaagatgaggagggtggtgagtggtcgTGTCCAGCGACTCGGTCCAGATCGTTATGCTGATTGGATGTTGGTGCGAatagaggaagagcaggatgacgaagatcgaccaaagaagagaaaggctGCTAACGGCAAAgccaaggtgagcagcTCACTGGCACCACGTAGCTCTCAGCCAGCTAACGATTGCCGTCGTTTCGATTGCAGGGCGCGAAGAAGGCCAAAAACACAGATTCAACTGACGAAGTTGGCGtttccatcatcctcgagaaACAAGTCTCCCTCACATTCTCACTCAAATACCTCTCCAACTTTGCAAAATCTGCACCGCTCGCGAGAGAGGTCAGCTTGCACATGAGTAACGATGTTCCTCTGCTCGTCCAGTTCGATTTCGAACAAGGGACGTTGCAATTCTTCTTGGCTCCAAAGGTGAGTAAACggtttctctctccctctctgtctctctcaacGCTTCATCATTCCGGAACGCTAATCGACTTTTCCTAATGTAGATCTCGGATGAGTAGAAGTAGTTCACAATAATGGAACAGCGAGACAGGCGTGATAatgtggaagaggagagcgCTATCATTCCGAGTACAAGGAAAAAAGGGTTGAGGAAAAGGTGGTTGGATTGACATTTGTGCATTTActgcttctcctttggTTTCGTTTCATGTTTTCTTCATTC
The nucleotide sequence above comes from Kwoniella newhampshirensis strain CBS 13917 chromosome 8, whole genome shotgun sequence. Encoded proteins:
- a CDS encoding proliferating cell nuclear antigen (pcna), producing MLEARVKQASVLKKLLDAIKELVTDGNLDCTDEGIALQAMDNSHVALVSLKLVAEQFESYRCDRNMPLGVNLGSLTKILKCAKDNDVVTFKAPDDADSLGMVFESPKEDRVGEYEMKLMDIDQEHLGIPDTQYDATITMSSAEFQRICRDLAALGESVKIEASKEGVRFSSEGEVGNGSVLLKQTAGTDRSSGGGSKKAQVKRDPDEEDEEEEEEEKPEVDEDEEGEEEQDDEDRPKKRKAANGKAKGAKKAKNTDSTDEVGVSIILEKQVSLTFSLKYLSNFAKSAPLAREVSLHMSNDVPLLVQFDFEQGTLQFFLAPKISDE